A window from Catharus ustulatus isolate bCatUst1 chromosome 14, bCatUst1.pri.v2, whole genome shotgun sequence encodes these proteins:
- the DLG3 gene encoding disks large homolog 3 isoform X8 has protein sequence MNGSDGMFKYEEIVLERGNSGLGFSIAGGIDNPHVPDDPGIFITKIIPGGAAAMDGRLGVNDCVLRVNDVDVSEVVHSKAVEALKEAGPVVRLVVRRRQPPPETIMEVNLMKGPKGLGFSIAGGIGNQHIPGDNSIYITKIIEGGAAQKDGRLQIGDRLLAVNNTNLQDVRHEEAVAALKNTSDMVYLKVAKPGNIHLNDMYAPPDYASTFSALADNHISHNSSLGYLGGVESKPAYPIPPQVTPSRYSPIPRHMIGDDDFTREPRKIILHKGSTGLGFNIVGGEDGEGIFVSFILAGGPADLSGELRRGDRILSVNGVNLRNATHEQAAAALKRAGQTVTIIAQYRPEEYSRFESKIHDLREQMMNSSMSSGSGSLRTSEKRSLYVRALFDYDRTRDSCLPSQGLSFSYGDILHVINASDDEWWQARLVTPHGESEQIGVIPSKKRVEKKERARLKTVKFHARTGMIESNRSIKTKRKKSFRLSRKFPFYKSKENLAQESSGQEQGVTSNTSDSESSSKGQEDTILSYEPVTRQEIHYARPVIILGPTKDRINDDLISEFPHKFGSCVPHTTRPRRENEVDGQDYHFVVSREQMEKDIQDNKFIEAGQFNDNLYGTSIQSVRAVAERGKHCILDVSGNAIKRLRQAQLYPIAIFIKPKSIEALMEMNRRQTYEQANKVFDKAMKLEQEFGEYFTAIVQGDSLEEIYSKIKQIIEDQSGHYIWVPSPEKL, from the exons ATGAATGGCAGTGATGGGATGTTCAAGTATGAAGAGATCGTCTTGGAAAGG GGTAACTCTGGCCTCGGCTTCAGCATAGCAGGAGGCATCGACAACCCCCACGTTCCAGATGACCCGGGTATCTTCATCACCAAGATCATCCCCGGGGGAGCGGCAGCTATGGACGGCCGTCTAGG GGTGAATGACTGTGTGCTGCGGGTGAACGACGTGGACGTCTCTGAGGTTGTGCACAGCAAAGCTGTGGAGGCCCTGAAGGAAGCAGGCCCCGTGGTGCGGCTCGTGGTGCGCCGCCGGCAGCCCCCGCCAGAGACCATCATGGAGGTTAACCTGATGAAGGGCCCCAAAG GCCTGGGGTTCAGCATTGCAGGGGGAATTGGGAACCAGCACATTCCTGGAGACAACAGCATCTACATCACCAAGATCATCGAAGGAGGTGCTGCCCAAAAGGATGGGCGCCTGCAGATCGGGGACCGGCTGCTTGCG GTGAACAACACAAACCTGCAGGATGTGCGGCACGAGGAGGCAGTGGCTGCCCTGAAGAACACCTCTGACATGGTGTACCTGAAAGTGGCCAAGCCCGGCAACATCCACCTCAACGACATGTACGCGCCCCCCGACTACGCCAGCA CCTTCTCAGCCTTGGCTGACAACCACATAAGCCATAACTCCAGTCTGGGCTACCTGGGCGGTGTTGAGAGCAAGCCTGCCtatcccatccctccccaggtgaCTCCATCCCGGTACTCGCCGATCCCTCGGCACATGATCGGAGATGATGACTTCACCAG GGAGCCCCGGAAAATCATCCTGCACAAAGGCTCCACCGGCCTGGGCTTCAACATTGTTGGAGGGGAAGATGGCGAGGGAATCTTTGTGTCCTTCATCCTGGCTGGAGGCCCTGCTGACCTCAGCGGGGAGCTGCGGAGGGGAGACCGGATCCTTTCG GTGAACGGCGTGAACCTTCGCAACGCCACCCACGAgcaggcggcggcggcgctgaaGCGGGCGGGGCAGACGGTGACCATCATCGCACAGTACCGGCCCGAAG AGTACAGCCGCTTCGAGTCCAAGATCCACGACCTGCGGGAGCAGATGATGAACAGCAGCATGAGCTCGGGCTCCGGCTCGCTCCGCACAAGCGAGAAGAGATCGCTCTATGTCCG AGCCCTGTTTGACTATGACCGGACCCGGGacagctgcctgcccagccagggaCTCAGTTTCTCCTACGGGGATATCCTGCACGTCATCAATGCCTCTGATGATGAGTGGTGGCAAGCCAGGCTTGTCACACCCCACGGCGAGAGCGAGCAGATCGGGGTCATCCCCAGCAAGAAGAG GGTGGAAAAGAAGGAGAGAGCACGGTTGAAAACAGTGAAGTTCCACGCCAGGACTGGCATGATTGAGTCCAACAGG TCGATCAAAACGAAACGTAAAAAGAGTTTTCGCCTCTCTCGAAAGTTTCCATTTTACAAGAGCAAAGAGAACCTGGCCCAGGAGAGCAGCGGACAGGAAC AGGGCGTGACATCAAACACCAGTGACAGCGAGAGCAGTTCCA AAGGACAAGAGGACACCATCCTGTCGTACGAGCCAGTGACGCGGCAAGAAA TTCACTATGCGAGGCCAGTGATCATCCTGGGGCCAACAAAGGACCGAATTAACGATGACCTCATCTCTGAATTCCCGCACAAATTTGGTTCCTGCGTGCCCC ACACCACCAGGCCTCGGCGCGAGAATGAGGTGGATGGCCAGGACTACCACTTTGTCGTATCCCGGGAGCAGATGGAGAAAGACATCCAGGACAACAAGTTCATAGAGGCTGGGCAGTTCAATGACAATCTCTATGGGACCAGCATCCAGTCAGTGCGAGCGGTGGCAGAGCGG GGGAAGCACTGCATTCTGGATGTGTCTGGCAATGCTATCAAGAGGTTGCGACAAGCACAACTTTATCCCATTGCCATTTTCATCAAACCAAAATCCATTGAAGCCCTCAT GGAGATGAACCGGAGACAGACATATGAACAGGCCAACAAGGTCTTTGACAAAGCCATGAAACTTGAGCAAGAGTTTGGAGAATATTTTACAG ccATTGTACAAGGAGACTCTCTTGAAGAAATTTACAGCAAAATCAAACAGATCATTGAGGACCAGTCCGGGCACTACATCTGGGTCCCGTCCCCAGAGAAGCTCTGA
- the DLG3 gene encoding disks large homolog 3 isoform X7, which produces MSSLSLKAFPAAEVGRGAQARRLSQANPAPIIVNTDSLEQGLSMNGSDGMFKYEEIVLERGNSGLGFSIAGGIDNPHVPDDPGIFITKIIPGGAAAMDGRLGVNDCVLRVNDVDVSEVVHSKAVEALKEAGPVVRLVVRRRQPPPETIMEVNLMKGPKGLGFSIAGGIGNQHIPGDNSIYITKIIEGGAAQKDGRLQIGDRLLAVNNTNLQDVRHEEAVAALKNTSDMVYLKVAKPGNIHLNDMYAPPDYASTFSALADNHISHNSSLGYLGGVESKPAYPIPPQVTPSRYSPIPRHMIGDDDFTREPRKIILHKGSTGLGFNIVGGEDGEGIFVSFILAGGPADLSGELRRGDRILSVNGVNLRNATHEQAAAALKRAGQTVTIIAQYRPEEYSRFESKIHDLREQMMNSSMSSGSGSLRTSEKRSLYVRALFDYDRTRDSCLPSQGLSFSYGDILHVINASDDEWWQARLVTPHGESEQIGVIPSKKRVEKKERARLKTVKFHARTGMIESNRSIKTKRKKSFRLSRKFPFYKSKENLAQESSGQEQGVTSNTSDSESSSKGQEDTILSYEPVTRQEIHYARPVIILGPTKDRINDDLISEFPHKFGSCVPHTTRPRRENEVDGQDYHFVVSREQMEKDIQDNKFIEAGQFNDNLYGTSIQSVRAVAERGKHCILDVSGNAIKRLRQAQLYPIAIFIKPKSIEALMEMNRRQTYEQANKVFDKAMKLEQEFGEYFTAIVQGDSLEEIYSKIKQIIEDQSGHYIWVPSPEKL; this is translated from the exons ATGAATGGCAGTGATGGGATGTTCAAGTATGAAGAGATCGTCTTGGAAAGG GGTAACTCTGGCCTCGGCTTCAGCATAGCAGGAGGCATCGACAACCCCCACGTTCCAGATGACCCGGGTATCTTCATCACCAAGATCATCCCCGGGGGAGCGGCAGCTATGGACGGCCGTCTAGG GGTGAATGACTGTGTGCTGCGGGTGAACGACGTGGACGTCTCTGAGGTTGTGCACAGCAAAGCTGTGGAGGCCCTGAAGGAAGCAGGCCCCGTGGTGCGGCTCGTGGTGCGCCGCCGGCAGCCCCCGCCAGAGACCATCATGGAGGTTAACCTGATGAAGGGCCCCAAAG GCCTGGGGTTCAGCATTGCAGGGGGAATTGGGAACCAGCACATTCCTGGAGACAACAGCATCTACATCACCAAGATCATCGAAGGAGGTGCTGCCCAAAAGGATGGGCGCCTGCAGATCGGGGACCGGCTGCTTGCG GTGAACAACACAAACCTGCAGGATGTGCGGCACGAGGAGGCAGTGGCTGCCCTGAAGAACACCTCTGACATGGTGTACCTGAAAGTGGCCAAGCCCGGCAACATCCACCTCAACGACATGTACGCGCCCCCCGACTACGCCAGCA CCTTCTCAGCCTTGGCTGACAACCACATAAGCCATAACTCCAGTCTGGGCTACCTGGGCGGTGTTGAGAGCAAGCCTGCCtatcccatccctccccaggtgaCTCCATCCCGGTACTCGCCGATCCCTCGGCACATGATCGGAGATGATGACTTCACCAG GGAGCCCCGGAAAATCATCCTGCACAAAGGCTCCACCGGCCTGGGCTTCAACATTGTTGGAGGGGAAGATGGCGAGGGAATCTTTGTGTCCTTCATCCTGGCTGGAGGCCCTGCTGACCTCAGCGGGGAGCTGCGGAGGGGAGACCGGATCCTTTCG GTGAACGGCGTGAACCTTCGCAACGCCACCCACGAgcaggcggcggcggcgctgaaGCGGGCGGGGCAGACGGTGACCATCATCGCACAGTACCGGCCCGAAG AGTACAGCCGCTTCGAGTCCAAGATCCACGACCTGCGGGAGCAGATGATGAACAGCAGCATGAGCTCGGGCTCCGGCTCGCTCCGCACAAGCGAGAAGAGATCGCTCTATGTCCG AGCCCTGTTTGACTATGACCGGACCCGGGacagctgcctgcccagccagggaCTCAGTTTCTCCTACGGGGATATCCTGCACGTCATCAATGCCTCTGATGATGAGTGGTGGCAAGCCAGGCTTGTCACACCCCACGGCGAGAGCGAGCAGATCGGGGTCATCCCCAGCAAGAAGAG GGTGGAAAAGAAGGAGAGAGCACGGTTGAAAACAGTGAAGTTCCACGCCAGGACTGGCATGATTGAGTCCAACAGG TCGATCAAAACGAAACGTAAAAAGAGTTTTCGCCTCTCTCGAAAGTTTCCATTTTACAAGAGCAAAGAGAACCTGGCCCAGGAGAGCAGCGGACAGGAAC AGGGCGTGACATCAAACACCAGTGACAGCGAGAGCAGTTCCA AAGGACAAGAGGACACCATCCTGTCGTACGAGCCAGTGACGCGGCAAGAAA TTCACTATGCGAGGCCAGTGATCATCCTGGGGCCAACAAAGGACCGAATTAACGATGACCTCATCTCTGAATTCCCGCACAAATTTGGTTCCTGCGTGCCCC ACACCACCAGGCCTCGGCGCGAGAATGAGGTGGATGGCCAGGACTACCACTTTGTCGTATCCCGGGAGCAGATGGAGAAAGACATCCAGGACAACAAGTTCATAGAGGCTGGGCAGTTCAATGACAATCTCTATGGGACCAGCATCCAGTCAGTGCGAGCGGTGGCAGAGCGG GGGAAGCACTGCATTCTGGATGTGTCTGGCAATGCTATCAAGAGGTTGCGACAAGCACAACTTTATCCCATTGCCATTTTCATCAAACCAAAATCCATTGAAGCCCTCAT GGAGATGAACCGGAGACAGACATATGAACAGGCCAACAAGGTCTTTGACAAAGCCATGAAACTTGAGCAAGAGTTTGGAGAATATTTTACAG ccATTGTACAAGGAGACTCTCTTGAAGAAATTTACAGCAAAATCAAACAGATCATTGAGGACCAGTCCGGGCACTACATCTGGGTCCCGTCCCCAGAGAAGCTCTGA